A genomic stretch from Vanrija pseudolonga chromosome 6, complete sequence includes:
- the SPBC19G7.02 gene encoding Putative aminodeoxychorismate lyase, with product MNKPALFSTGRYTSAASSEVSKTNVPLWDLHVWRLRNAHAHFAGKEGAAVWGAWPGDEAVWAAVKAKLEVAGAGDWRLRILLHPGARLEVQTIPAAAGTAPFAPLPAADTPTTKRALYLDPEDSVIESDTSYRLYKTEQRAVYNAAAARAPTTEPHPEVLLHTPERLLESVTSNIAIRKPTVNGWRWVTPSLRPNNAPFLAGTMRKHLLDAGVLTEGELTLADWAKAKADGHRVIGFNGFRGVWEAEIV from the exons ATGA ACAAGCCGGCGCTCTTCTCGACGGGGCGGTAcacgtcggcggcatcgagcGAAGTGAGCAAGACGAACGTGCCGCTCTGGGACCTGCACGTGTGGCGGCTGCGCAACGCCCATGCGCACTTTGCCGGCAAGGAGGGAGCGGCCGTGTGGGGCGCCTGGCCGGGAGACGAGGCGGTGTGGGCGGCGGTCAAAgccaagctcgaggtcgctggcgccggcgactggagg CTCCGTATCCTCCTCCACCCAGGCGCACGACTCGAGGTCCAGACGAtcccagctgctgctggcactG CGCCGTTCGCCCCCCTCCCTGCCGCCGACACCCCGACGACCAAACGCGCGCTGTACCTCGACCCGGAGGACAGTGTAATCGAGTCGGACACCAGCTATCGGCTGTACAAGACCGAGCAGCGCGCAGTGTAcaacgccgcggcggcgcgtgcgccgaCCACCGAGCCGCACCCCGAGGTGCTCCTGCACACGCCGGAGCGGCTGCTGGAGAGCGTCACCTCCAACATTGCGATCCGCAAGCCGACCGTGAACGGATGGCGGTGGgtcacgccgtcgctgcgGCCCAACAACGCGCCGTTCCTCGCGGGTACAATGCGCAAGCATCTCCTCGACGCAGGTGTCCTGAcggagggcgagctgacgcTGGCCGACTGGGCAAAGGCAAAGGCGGATGGACACCGCGTGATCGGGTTTAATGGGTTCCG CGGCGTGTGGGAGGCCGAGATTGTATAG
- the SPBC19G7.02 gene encoding Cytokinin riboside 5'-monophosphate phosphoribohydrolase LOG5: protein MSPFPTDQELKKPVCAFCGSSPGSSTIYGDAAASVGAALAEASYPLVYGGGRRGLMGVVSQSHLKAGGYTHGVLPRALVARASEHTPAPSASAFTGTPKDNAPVKSAEGKGHDLLDDDFDGRLTMEVVGSMHERKAKMAQLSTGGFVVLPGGYGTFEELLEMVTWNQLGIHSVPVLVLNIGNFYTALQTLVENAVTAGFIQPINLKLMTVVNLPGGPEANADPTKAGEWGAATVKALQEWQFPTDGGYGFKWKDAESKASTA, encoded by the exons ATGTCGCCCTTCCCCACCGACCAGGAGCTCAAGAAGCCCGTCTGCGCATT ctgcggcTCGTCGCCTGGCAGCTCGACAATCtacggcgacgccgcggcgtcggtcggcgcggcgctcgccgaggcgtccTACCCGCTCgtgtacggcggcggcaggcgcgggCTCATGGGCGTCGTGTCCCAGTCGCACCTCAAGGCAGGCGGCTACACGCACGGCGTGCTCCCCcgcgctctcgtcgcccgcgcgagcgagcacacgcctgcgccgtccgcctcggcattCACTGGCACGCCGAAGGACAACGCGCCGGTCAAGtcggccgagggcaagggccacgacttgctcgacgacgactttgacggcCGCTTGACGATGGAGGTCGTTGGCAGCATGCACGAG cgcaaggccaagatgGCCCAGCTGTCCACTGGCGGCTTTGTTGTCCTCCCTGGTGGATACGGCACgttcgaggagctgctcgagatgGTCACCTGGAACCAG ctcggtATCCACTCGGtgcccgtcctcgtcctgaACA TTGGCAACTTCTACACCGCGCTTCAGACTCTGGTCGAGAACGCCGTCACTGCCGGCTTCATCCAGCCCATCAACCTCAAGCTCATGACCGTCGTCAACTTGCCCGGCGGGCCCGAGGCCAACGCCGACCCCACCaaggcgggcgagtggggcgcTGCGACTGTCAAGGCTCTGCAGGAGTGGCAGTTCCCT ACCGACGGCGGCTACGGGTTCAAGTGgaaggacgccgagtccAAGGCGAGCACCGCGTAG
- the ccdc25 gene encoding Coiled-coil domain-containing protein 25: MVLFFTSNAVSPPVTIYMGRDKVENEELLRYGLPTDVWFHVDKLSSAHVYLRQTDEQPHGEWDALPAALVNDAAQLVKANSIEGNKKDSITIIYTPFTNLKKSGDMAVGQVSFHSDKKVKRVKISTRDNAIVNRLNKTKVEKEVDHEAERQERLRAEGRKKKSEAIERDRAAAEQKAQWAQQKADRTYEGMFTEEAIEGAKDDWSDDDFM, from the exons ATGGTCCTCTTCTTCACGTCAAACG CCGTGTCTCCCCCCGTGACCATCTACAT GGGGCGGGACAAGGTCGAAA acgaggagctgctccGCTACGGCCTGCCGACTGATGTCTGGTTCCACGTCGA CAAGCTCTCCAGTGCCCACGTCTACCTGCGGCAAACGGACGAGCAGCCCCACGGCGAGTGGGACGCGCTGCCAGCTGCGCTGGTCAACGatgccgcgcagctcgtcaaggccaaCTCGATCGAGG GTAACAAGAAGGACAGCATCACG ATCATCTACACGCCGTTTACTAATCTCAAG AAATCCGGTGACATGGCCGTGGGCCAGGTCAGCTTCCACTCTGACAAGAAGGTCAAGCGGG TCAAGATCTCGACGCGCGACAATGCGATCGTGAACAGGCTGAACAAGACCAAGGTGGAGAAGGAGGTCGACCACGAGGCAGAGCGCCAggagcgcctgcgcgccgagggacGCAAGAAGAAGTCTGAGGCGATCGAGCGG GAccgggcagcagcagaacaAAAGGCACAGTGGGCACAGCAGAAGGCCGACCGCACGTACGAGGGCATGTTCACCGAAGAGGCCATTGAGGGCGCCAAAGACGACTGGAGCGACGACGATTTTATGTAG
- the SPBC19G7.02 gene encoding Cytokinin riboside 5'-monophosphate phosphoribohydrolase LOG5 has translation MSPFPTDQELKKPVCAFCGSSPGSSTIYGDAAASVGAALAEASYPLVYGGGRRGLMGVVSQSHLKAGGYTHGVLPRALVARASEHTPAPSASAFTGTPKDNAPVKSAEGKGHDLLDDDFDGRLTMEVVGSMHERKAKMAQLSTGGFVVLPGGYGTFEELLEMVTWNQLGIHSVPVLVLNIGNFYTALQTLVENAVTAGFIQPINLKLMTVVNLPGGPEANADPTKAGEWGAATVKALQEWQFPAAADADKPALFSTGRYTSAASSEVSKTNVPLWDLHVWRLRNAHAHFAGKEGAAVWGAWPGDEAVWAAVKAKLEVAGAGDWRLRILLHPGARLEVQTIPAAAGTAPFAPLPAADTPTTKRALYLDPEDSVIESDTSYRLYKTEQRAVYNAAAARAPTTEPHPEVLLHTPERLLESVTSNIAIRKPTVNGWRWVTPSLRPNNAPFLAGTMRKHLLDAGVLTEGELTLADWAKAKADGHRVIGFNGFRGVWEAEIV, from the exons ATGTCGCCCTTCCCCACCGACCAGGAGCTCAAGAAGCCCGTCTGCGCATT ctgcggcTCGTCGCCTGGCAGCTCGACAATCtacggcgacgccgcggcgtcggtcggcgcggcgctcgccgaggcgtccTACCCGCTCgtgtacggcggcggcaggcgcgggCTCATGGGCGTCGTGTCCCAGTCGCACCTCAAGGCAGGCGGCTACACGCACGGCGTGCTCCCCcgcgctctcgtcgcccgcgcgagcgagcacacgcctgcgccgtccgcctcggcattCACTGGCACGCCGAAGGACAACGCGCCGGTCAAGtcggccgagggcaagggccacgacttgctcgacgacgactttgacggcCGCTTGACGATGGAGGTCGTTGGCAGCATGCACGAG cgcaaggccaagatgGCCCAGCTGTCCACTGGCGGCTTTGTTGTCCTCCCTGGTGGATACGGCACgttcgaggagctgctcgagatgGTCACCTGGAACCAG ctcggtATCCACTCGGtgcccgtcctcgtcctgaACA TTGGCAACTTCTACACCGCGCTTCAGACTCTGGTCGAGAACGCCGTCACTGCCGGCTTCATCCAGCCCATCAACCTCAAGCTCATGACCGTCGTCAACTTGCCCGGCGGGCCCGAGGCCAACGCCGACCCCACCaaggcgggcgagtggggcgcTGCGACTGTCAAGGCTCTGCAGGAGTGGCAGTTCCCT GCCGCCGCAGACGCAGACAAGCCGGCGCTCTTCTCGACGGGGCGGTAcacgtcggcggcatcgagcGAAGTGAGCAAGACGAACGTGCCGCTCTGGGACCTGCACGTGTGGCGGCTGCGCAACGCCCATGCGCACTTTGCCGGCAAGGAGGGAGCGGCCGTGTGGGGCGCCTGGCCGGGAGACGAGGCGGTGTGGGCGGCGGTCAAAgccaagctcgaggtcgctggcgccggcgactggagg CTCCGTATCCTCCTCCACCCAGGCGCACGACTCGAGGTCCAGACGAtcccagctgctgctggcactG CGCCGTTCGCCCCCCTCCCTGCCGCCGACACCCCGACGACCAAACGCGCGCTGTACCTCGACCCGGAGGACAGTGTAATCGAGTCGGACACCAGCTATCGGCTGTACAAGACCGAGCAGCGCGCAGTGTAcaacgccgcggcggcgcgtgcgccgaCCACCGAGCCGCACCCCGAGGTGCTCCTGCACACGCCGGAGCGGCTGCTGGAGAGCGTCACCTCCAACATTGCGATCCGCAAGCCGACCGTGAACGGATGGCGGTGGgtcacgccgtcgctgcgGCCCAACAACGCGCCGTTCCTCGCGGGTACAATGCGCAAGCATCTCCTCGACGCAGGTGTCCTGAcggagggcgagctgacgcTGGCCGACTGGGCAAAGGCAAAGGCGGATGGACACCGCGTGATCGGGTTTAATGGGTTCCG CGGCGTGTGGGAGGCCGAGATTGTATAG
- the gabT_1 gene encoding 4-aminobutyrate aminotransferase GabT, which translates to MISTKTTTRAAVNGVRTLASLAAEQHAATPLQAYTPPPVADTKTTAQWVQFGREHVTPGLGRVRDMVVVRGQGLEIETSDGDKILDFSSGIGVLSLGHCHPAVSQAVHAQVDTLTHLQCSIGFHKPYLQLIERLKSVMPDPSLDSFFFWNSGSEAIEAAIKIARKATGRPNVISMNGGYHGRTYGSGALSRSKNIYTVGAGAMMPGSHATPFPYWHSMSLPMTTSEDELVRIAIAQLDLLLRTQSAPKDTAAIFIEPVIGEGGYVPTPHAYLRHLRQLCDEHGILLIADEVQSGFGRTGKMFAIEHSGVRPDVVVFAKGVANGYPLSGVVAPRKIMETLDTGVLGGTYAGNAVACAAATAVVDVFNSQDVLGNVEARGKQLHDGLEKIAQTEAGKKLIVQRRGQNLMAAIEFRSADPLTHHGLPVGTTVPSSIARRVQEKCLDAGLLLLTTSTFEVIRFIPSLTVTESQVDKALEVFAKAVADVAREG; encoded by the exons ATGATCAGCACcaagacgacgacccgcGCTGCCGTCAACGGCGTGCGCaccctcgcctccctcgcggccgagcagcacgccgcgaCCCCGCTCCAGGCGTACACGCCCCCTCCGGTCGCCGACACCAAGACCACGGCCCAGTGGGTCCAGTTCGGCCGCGAGCACGTCACTCCTGGCCTTGGACGCGTGCGCGACATGGTCGTTGTGCGCGGCCAGGGCCTCGAGATTGagacgagcgacggcgacaagaTCCTCGACTTCAGCTCGGGTATCGGAGTGCTCTCCCTCGGACA CTGCCACCCCGCCGTCTCGCAAGCCGTCCACGCCCAggtcgacacgctcaccCACCTGCAGTGCTCGATCGGCTTCCACAAGCCGTACCTGCAGCTGATTGAGCGCCTCAAGTCGGTGATGCCCGACccgtcgctcgactcgttcTTCTTCTGGAACTCGGGCTCAGAGGCCATCGAGGCGGCCATCAAGATTGCGCGCAAGGCGACTGGCCGGCCCAACGTCATCTCCATGAACGGCGGATACCACGGGCGCACGtacggctcgggcgcgctCTCGCGCAGCAAGAACATCTACActgtcggcgcgggcgcgatgATGCCCGGCTCGCACGCGACGCCGTTCCCGTACTGGCACAGCATGAGCCTCCCGATGACTACctcggaggacgagctcgtgcgcaTTGCgatcgcgcagctcgacctgctcctcCGTACCCAGTCGGCGCCAAAGGACACGGCCGCCATCTTCATCGAGCCCGTcatcggcgagggcggctaCGTGCCCACACCGCACGCGTACCTCCGCCACCTGCGCCAGCTCtgcgacgagcacggcatcctgctcatcgccgacgaggtgcagtCTGGCTTCGGACGCACGGGCAAGATGTTTGCCATCGAGCACTCGGGGGTGCGtcccgacgtcgtcgtcttcgccaAGGGCGTCGCCAACGGATACCCTCTCAGCGGTGTCGTTGCGCCCCGCAAGATCATGGAGACGCTCGACACTGGTGTGCTTGGCGGCACGTACGCGGGCAACGCCGTCGCCTGTGctgccgccacggccgtcgtcgacgtgttCAACTCCCAGGACGTgctcggcaacgtcgaggCCCGTGGCAAGCAGCTgcacgacgggctcgagAAGATTGCCCAGACTGAGGCGGGCAAGAAGCTGATTGTTCAGCGCCGTGGCCAGAAC CTCATGGCTGCCATCGAGTTCCGCTCGGCCGACCCCCTCACCCACCACGGCCTCCCCGTCGGCACTACCGTCCCCTCGTccatcgcgcgccgcgtgcagGAGAAgtgcctcgacgccggcctgctcctcctcacgacgtcgacgttcGAGGTTATCCGCTTCATCCCCTCGCTCACCGTTACCGAGTCCCAGGTggacaaggcgctcgaggtgtTCGCCAAGGCCGTTGCTGatgtcgcgcgcgagggtTAG
- the ely5 gene encoding putative protein ely5 — MGDEYELPASLLRYFDLAALPYGSTGDDIDARRASSPDGKLFYDRLLSFASLDGPSLYPPNSPSAFRRLLHAIHTAPIDRLKRDCFVYYLVRDGDAAPGMEVDDAASSSSAGSARARAFARARCLPCTWQTLMDGYWLLDNEQYEEGVAALRDPGLPAVDFVPSIVEALTTNVSPPARALSLVFAFLLSPDRTQQDGDKAENAAALLASASVAGMSAAFRRIRALASAEDRERARDAVWCWSLGTPRSPAGKGEHTAQPRALRELLHLALMDEESDHLVRFLAHPPREIQPPARSLLHDLVTLRLVHAGSYAETLALDKQLAASDAASASDRQRRREMVREFIDILPEAQRRALLAGSDVPPAREPNTRPVANGTSSSADVDMESSWVSVATPAPVAPSAPVVPSTPAPRVVAPTPIRAPAIANIQADSGAGSSTPARPSSPFSGPPRFAAASPRPPSPPKRQRTPEPAPSVVSTLPIEIRQTSPVRASHVASPFQPPPSASSRPARQPKQPKRMIIDEEPAKVAPTPRRQVRAPRRFDEESPNAAASSRQASAEPTVEATPSTRRTRRSTITKADDATPKAPAPKRRNLRASSRASTAEIEPDMPPPPIPGGFYTVPEDEPVEPPTPSRNTRSASQVPMDEDEAPKKRGKASALPKRSTRAASEVTDDGNTPAPRRSTRTRGAASELGSPTPSIASTVDASSPTKPKRTTRTTRSRK, encoded by the exons ATGGGCGACGAGTACGAGCTCCCCGCGAGCTTACTGCGGTATTTtgacctcgcggcgctgccgtACGGCAGCACGGGCGACGACATTGATGCCCGCCGTGCGTCCAGCCCAGACGGCAAGCTCTTCTACGACCGCCTTCTCTCCTTCGCCTCATTAGACG GCCCATCTCTCTACCCACCcaactcgccctcggccttccGCCGACTCCTGCACGCCATCCACACCGCCCCCATCGACCGCCTGAAGCGTGATTGCTTCGTCTACTACCTCGTCCGGGATGGAGACGCTGCCCCAGGCATGGAGGTGGACGATGCCGCGTCTAGCTCGAGCGCGGGTTCGGCACGCGCCCGCGCATTCGCCCGTGCGCGATGCCTGCCGTGCACTTGGCAGACGCTGATGGACGGCTACTGGCTCCTCGACAATGAGCAGTACGAGGAAggcgtcgctgcgctgcgcgacccCGGCCTCCCGGCCGTCGACTTTGTCCCCTCCATTGTGGAGGCGCTGACTACCAATGTCTccccgcctgcgcgcgctctcTCCCTGGTcttcgccttcctcctctcccccgATCGTACCCAGCAGGACGGTGACAAGGCCGagaacgccgccgcgttACTTGCGTCCGCGTCGGTGGCCGGCATGAGCGCAGCCTTCAGGCGTATCCGCGCACTCGCGTCGGCTGAagaccgcgagcgcgctcgcgacgcaGTCTGGTGCTGGAGCCTCGGCAcaccgcgctcgccagcAGGCAAGGGCGAGCACACTGCCCAGCCGCGTGCTCTCCGAGAGCTCCTGCACCTTGCCCTGATGGACGAGGAGTCGGACCACCTTGTCCGCTTCCTCGCTCACCCGCCGCGCGAGATCCAGCCCCCGGCCAGGTCTCTTCTCCACGACCTTGTGACtctgcgcctcgtccacgccgGCAGCTACGCCGAGACCCTGGCGCTCGacaagcagctcgcggcTTCCGACGCCGCGTCCGCTTCggaccgccagcgccgacgcgaaATGGTGCGCGAGTTTATCGACATCCTCCCCGAGGCCCAGAGACGCGCGCTACTGGCCGGAAGCGACGTGCCCCCGGCTCGCGAGCCGAACACACGACCCGTTGCGAACGgcacgagcagctcggccgaTGTCGACATGGAGTCAAGCTGGGTCAGCGTCGCTACGCCTGCGCCGGTTGCCCCCTCTGCACCGGTCGTTCCGTCTACCCCTGCACCTAGAGTCGTCGCGCCCACGCCCATCCGCGCACCCGCCATTGCCAACATCCAGGCTGACTCGGGCGCTGGGTCGTCAactcccgcccgcccgtcgtcgccattcTCTGGCCCTCCGCGCTTCGCTGCGGCCTCGCCCCGTCCCCCTTCTCCGCccaagcgccagcgcacTCCAGAGCCTGCCCCCTCGGTTGTATCCACGCTCCCGATCGAGATTCGCCAAACGTCGCCCGTCCGAGCAAGCCATGTCGCCAGCCCATTCCAGCCGCCTccatcggcgagctcgcgtcCCGCCAGGCAGCCGAAGCAGCCGAAGAGGATGatcatcgacgaggagccGGCCAAGGTCGCTCCTACGCCCCGCCGACAGGtgcgcgcgccccgccgcttcgacgaggagagccCCAACGCGGCCGCCTCATCGCGCCAGGCATCCGCAGAGCCGACTGTCGAGGCCACCCCCTCCACGCGCCGTACTCGCAGGTCTACCatcaccaaggccgacgacgcgacccCCAAGGCGCCTGCGCCCAAACGTCGCAACTTACGCGCGTCGTCCCGCGCCTCAACTGCCGAGATCGAGCCAGACatgccgcccccgcccatcCCCGGCGGCTTCTACACAGTGCCGGAGGATGAACCAGTCGAGCCTCCTACGCCATCGCGCAACACGCGAAGCGCGTCCCAGGTCCCtatggacgaggacgaggcacCGAAGAAGAGGGGCAAGGCGAGTGCTTTACCCAAGCGATCAACGcgggccgcgagcgaggtTACGGACGATGGAAAcacgccagcgcctcgccgctcgacacgcactcgcggtgcggcgagcgagttggGCAGCCCCACGCCAAGCATTGCGAGCACGGTCGACGCCTCTAGCCCTACCAAGCCGAAGCGCACCACGCGGACGACGCGGTCACGCAAGTAG